A DNA window from Actinomadura luzonensis contains the following coding sequences:
- a CDS encoding glycoside hydrolase family 43 protein, which translates to MKRACAWVLALLTMAALWPASAARADNPIVQTIYTADPAPLVHDGRVYLYTGRDEDGSTWFTMKEWRVWSSTDMVNWTDHGSPLSLSTFSWAKSDAWAGQAVQRNGKFYWYVPTTNRATGRMAIGVAVADSPTGPFRDALGRPLVENGEIDPTVFIDDDGQAYLYWGNPHLWYVKLNADMTSYSGSPAQIPLTTAGFGTRTGDAARPTLFEEGPWVYKRNGLYYLVFAAKCCSEFIAYSTAPGPTGPWTYRGTIMPTQGSSFTNHPGIIDYQGGSYFFYHNGALPGGGGFTRSVAVEKFTYGSGGTIPTINMTTSGAPQVGTLNPYVRQEAETIAWESGVETEPASEGGMNVGWIENGDYIKVKGVGFGAGARTFTARVASAAAGGRIELRLDSVNGTLAGTCTAPGTGGWQTWTTVSCAVTGATGTRDLYLRFTGGSGYLFNVNWWQFS; encoded by the coding sequence ATGAAACGTGCATGCGCGTGGGTGCTGGCCCTGCTCACCATGGCCGCGTTGTGGCCCGCCTCGGCGGCCAGGGCGGACAACCCCATCGTCCAGACGATCTACACCGCCGACCCGGCTCCGCTGGTGCACGACGGCCGGGTGTACCTCTACACCGGCCGCGACGAGGACGGCTCGACGTGGTTCACGATGAAGGAGTGGCGGGTCTGGTCCTCCACCGACATGGTCAACTGGACCGACCACGGCTCCCCGCTGAGCCTGTCCACGTTCAGCTGGGCGAAGTCCGACGCCTGGGCCGGGCAGGCCGTCCAGCGGAACGGCAAGTTCTACTGGTACGTGCCCACCACCAACCGGGCGACCGGCCGGATGGCCATCGGGGTGGCCGTCGCCGACAGCCCGACCGGGCCGTTCCGGGACGCGCTCGGCCGGCCGCTGGTCGAGAACGGCGAGATCGACCCCACGGTCTTCATCGACGACGACGGGCAGGCCTACCTGTACTGGGGCAACCCGCACCTGTGGTACGTGAAGCTGAACGCCGACATGACCTCGTACTCGGGGAGCCCGGCGCAGATCCCGCTCACCACGGCCGGGTTCGGCACCCGCACGGGTGACGCCGCGCGCCCGACGCTGTTCGAGGAGGGCCCCTGGGTCTACAAGCGCAACGGCCTGTACTACCTGGTGTTCGCGGCCAAGTGCTGCTCGGAGTTCATCGCCTACTCGACGGCCCCCGGCCCCACCGGCCCCTGGACCTACCGAGGGACGATCATGCCCACCCAGGGCAGCAGCTTCACCAACCACCCGGGCATCATCGACTACCAGGGCGGATCGTACTTCTTCTACCACAACGGCGCCCTGCCGGGCGGCGGCGGCTTCACCCGCTCGGTGGCCGTGGAGAAGTTCACCTACGGCTCCGGCGGCACCATCCCGACGATCAACATGACCACGTCGGGGGCGCCCCAGGTGGGCACCCTCAACCCGTACGTCCGCCAGGAGGCCGAGACCATCGCCTGGGAGTCCGGCGTCGAGACCGAGCCCGCCAGCGAGGGCGGGATGAACGTCGGCTGGATCGAGAACGGCGACTACATCAAGGTCAAGGGCGTCGGCTTCGGCGCGGGGGCCAGGACCTTCACCGCCCGCGTCGCCTCGGCCGCCGCCGGCGGCCGGATCGAGCTGCGCCTCGACAGCGTCAACGGCACGCTGGCCGGGACGTGCACCGCCCCGGGCACGGGCGGCTGGCAGACCTGGACCACCGTGTCCTGCGCGGTCACCGGCGCGACCGGCACCCGTGACCTGTACCTCAGGTTCACCGGCGGGAGCGGCTACCTGTTCAACGTCAACTGGTGGCAGTTCAGCTGA